Proteins encoded together in one Planctopirus ephydatiae window:
- a CDS encoding RrF2 family transcriptional regulator: MISKTAEYALRTVACLASAPEGIVLADELATRTQVPRRYLNTVLQDLGRAGIVKSKSGPGGGHSLLVDPKELSILDVINAVSPLERIRQCPLGLPSHTELCPLHAELDKAYAHTEKAFAGVTLGQVLASTKGVIPLCDLPISSEVKP, encoded by the coding sequence ATGATTTCAAAAACGGCGGAATATGCCCTGCGGACAGTTGCCTGCCTGGCCAGTGCCCCTGAGGGAATTGTGCTGGCTGACGAACTGGCCACTCGCACGCAGGTTCCCCGGCGGTATCTCAATACCGTGCTGCAGGATCTGGGAAGAGCCGGGATTGTGAAGTCCAAATCGGGGCCGGGGGGTGGTCACAGCCTGCTGGTCGATCCCAAGGAACTCTCCATTCTGGATGTCATCAATGCCGTCTCGCCACTGGAGCGAATTCGTCAATGCCCCCTGGGTTTGCCTTCGCATACAGAGCTTTGCCCATTGCATGCCGAACTCGACAAAGCCTACGCCCATACGGAAAAAGCATTTGCCGGTGTCACCTTGGGGCAGGTGCTGGCATCTACCAAAGGAGTGATCCCCCTGTGCGATCTCCCCATTTCGTCAGAGGTAAAACCATGA
- a CDS encoding anti-sigma factor family protein — translation MNCREVADFLSAYLDGELSHATKREFDAHLAECPACVAYLEGYQRTLVALKLVAGIPEKTVEPVPEEIIQAILYAQSQTAA, via the coding sequence ATGAATTGCCGTGAAGTCGCCGATTTTCTCAGTGCTTATCTCGATGGAGAGCTTTCGCACGCAACGAAGCGTGAATTTGATGCCCATCTGGCGGAATGTCCCGCCTGTGTCGCCTATCTGGAGGGGTATCAGCGCACTTTGGTGGCTTTGAAACTTGTCGCCGGTATTCCTGAAAAAACGGTGGAACCTGTCCCCGAAGAGATCATTCAGGCCATCCTGTATGCCCAGTCACAGACCGCTGCCTAG
- a CDS encoding ExbD/TolR family protein, whose translation MAKRRSNHTSVIEPDMTPMIDIVFQLLTFFMVVINFENTKADERVKLPKDLLAKPPEVKPAEELVLNVGFDRDFAGRKLSDEPIVFYAGDKFTINNFGPLLEQEKRLAEAKGGKGTIDETTVILRADSEVPTGKVQELIRKCQEIGYTKFSLKAISEEN comes from the coding sequence GTGGCAAAACGCCGTTCGAATCACACCAGCGTCATTGAACCGGATATGACGCCGATGATTGATATCGTGTTCCAGTTGCTCACCTTCTTCATGGTGGTGATCAACTTCGAGAACACCAAGGCTGATGAACGCGTCAAGCTCCCTAAAGACCTGCTGGCTAAACCTCCGGAAGTCAAACCGGCGGAAGAACTGGTGCTGAATGTCGGCTTTGATCGAGACTTTGCCGGTCGCAAGCTATCGGATGAGCCCATCGTCTTCTATGCCGGTGATAAATTCACCATCAATAACTTTGGCCCACTGCTCGAACAGGAAAAGCGACTGGCGGAAGCCAAAGGCGGAAAGGGGACAATTGACGAAACGACTGTCATCCTCCGGGCCGATAGTGAAGTTCCCACAGGCAAAGTGCAGGAACTGATTCGCAAATGTCAGGAAATTGGCTACACCAAGTTTTCGCTCAAGGCGATTTCTGAAGAAAATTGA
- a CDS encoding DUF1553 domain-containing protein, which translates to MVAMALALGIVPAQAEQTPAEFFEARIRPVLIKECYSCHSSQAPVLKGALNLEHRAGWQTGGDSGPAIVPGNPEDSLLLSAMKFDGLEMPPAGRLSNEIIADFERWIKAGAFDPRSEPTTTAKNAPLSGMSIEAGKQFWSFQPLTQAAPPALQNPGWAAVATDESSTHSRLIDQWVLARLEAAQLTPSPSADVRTLVRRIYIDLTGLTPSALEVEEFCKDQRPDRIERLVDQLLDRPEYAEHWARRWLDLARYADSNGSDFNATFREAWRYRNYVIEAYKNDLPYDEFIKEQLAGDLLPSTSEDERIRKLVATGFLMLGPKMLSERDKLKLQMDVVDEQLDTMGKAFLGMTMGCARCHDHKFDPVPTADYYAMAGILKNTLSLQGEIQKYVSDWPEVPLPIRAEHRIALEQFEQAKKSLQSQLASIKKQLNSSTGSMNEGSDRQLELGIVVDDTAAEFVGEWKQSTHSKPYVGAGYRHDDNADKGEKSATFKTALPADDEYEVRVSFTPAAARAQAVPISVTHAAGETTVKLNQQKSGPFGGLFESIGRFRFKADTPAVVKFETDGTKGHVIVDAVQWIPVRDIEAHQAMLAKAASQSQANAERDKLQNEMKAMEGKMAELLKTAPPPAPKAMAAQSTPSFSDCAICIRGEPHQLGKVVPRGFLQVASWEPAQQIPADVSGRQELANWVAHPQNPLTARVYVNRIWKSLLGSGIVRTTDNFGVLGERPTHPELLDALASSFIQQGWSTKKLIRAIVLSKTYQQSSTYRPDAAAIDPENKLLWRANRQRLSAESMRDSLIALTSGLETPDRDSPVKSLGKLVAENNPKGAAKSIQESLTRTIYQPVVRGEISPLLAVFDFADPDFVVGDRSVSTVPAQALVMLNSPFVKESAQQIARQIVEDANIPSDGRASAIYLRLLGRPAQEEEIQLANKLAGPGDLAGWSRVSHALIASTEFRWRD; encoded by the coding sequence ATGGTTGCCATGGCTTTAGCACTGGGGATCGTCCCGGCACAGGCCGAGCAGACGCCAGCGGAATTCTTTGAAGCACGGATTCGCCCAGTCCTGATCAAAGAGTGTTATTCGTGCCATTCCAGTCAGGCTCCGGTGCTCAAGGGCGCGCTCAACCTTGAGCACCGAGCTGGCTGGCAAACCGGGGGAGATTCCGGCCCAGCCATTGTTCCCGGGAATCCTGAAGACAGTCTGCTCCTTTCAGCGATGAAGTTCGATGGTCTCGAAATGCCACCTGCCGGGCGATTGTCGAACGAAATCATTGCCGACTTTGAAAGGTGGATCAAAGCCGGTGCTTTCGATCCACGTTCTGAGCCCACCACGACTGCGAAGAATGCTCCGCTCAGTGGCATGAGTATCGAGGCTGGCAAACAGTTCTGGTCATTCCAGCCATTAACTCAGGCTGCGCCACCAGCTTTACAGAATCCTGGATGGGCCGCAGTCGCGACCGATGAGAGTTCGACACACAGCCGGTTGATCGACCAATGGGTTCTGGCTCGATTGGAGGCGGCCCAATTGACTCCTTCACCATCGGCCGATGTCCGCACCCTGGTGCGCCGCATCTACATCGATCTGACGGGGCTGACACCTTCGGCTCTGGAGGTCGAGGAGTTCTGCAAGGATCAGCGTCCTGATCGTATCGAACGGTTGGTGGATCAACTTCTGGATCGTCCTGAGTATGCAGAGCATTGGGCACGCCGGTGGCTCGATCTGGCCCGTTATGCCGACAGCAATGGCTCGGATTTCAATGCCACTTTCCGAGAAGCGTGGCGGTATCGTAATTATGTGATCGAAGCCTACAAAAACGATCTGCCCTACGATGAATTCATTAAAGAGCAACTGGCCGGTGATTTGCTGCCATCCACTTCGGAAGACGAGCGCATTCGAAAACTGGTGGCGACGGGCTTCTTAATGCTTGGCCCGAAAATGCTGAGTGAACGCGACAAACTCAAGCTGCAGATGGACGTGGTAGATGAGCAGCTCGACACCATGGGCAAAGCGTTCCTGGGCATGACGATGGGCTGTGCCCGGTGCCACGACCACAAATTCGATCCCGTTCCAACGGCGGATTACTACGCCATGGCGGGCATTCTCAAGAATACGCTCTCCTTACAGGGCGAAATTCAGAAGTATGTTTCCGACTGGCCTGAGGTTCCACTTCCGATCCGTGCGGAACACCGCATCGCACTGGAACAGTTCGAGCAGGCCAAGAAGTCTTTGCAATCACAACTGGCTTCGATCAAGAAGCAGTTGAATAGTTCCACGGGCTCGATGAACGAAGGATCTGACAGGCAATTGGAACTGGGCATTGTTGTCGATGATACGGCTGCCGAGTTTGTGGGAGAGTGGAAGCAGAGCACACATTCCAAGCCCTATGTGGGTGCGGGGTATCGTCACGACGACAACGCAGACAAAGGTGAGAAATCGGCCACTTTCAAGACCGCGCTGCCAGCCGATGACGAGTACGAAGTGCGTGTCTCGTTTACACCGGCGGCGGCCCGGGCCCAAGCTGTGCCCATTTCTGTGACTCATGCTGCGGGTGAGACCACGGTCAAACTCAATCAGCAGAAGTCGGGGCCGTTTGGTGGTCTGTTCGAATCGATCGGTCGCTTCCGTTTCAAGGCAGATACGCCTGCGGTGGTCAAATTTGAGACAGATGGCACCAAGGGGCATGTCATCGTTGATGCGGTTCAATGGATCCCTGTGCGGGATATCGAAGCTCATCAGGCCATGCTGGCGAAAGCTGCCAGCCAGTCTCAGGCGAATGCCGAACGAGATAAACTGCAGAACGAAATGAAGGCCATGGAAGGGAAAATGGCGGAGCTGCTCAAGACCGCACCGCCCCCGGCTCCCAAGGCCATGGCTGCTCAGAGTACTCCCTCATTTTCAGATTGTGCCATCTGTATTCGAGGTGAGCCTCACCAGTTGGGAAAAGTCGTCCCGCGGGGATTCCTGCAAGTCGCTTCATGGGAGCCTGCTCAACAAATCCCTGCCGATGTGAGTGGTCGCCAGGAACTCGCGAACTGGGTGGCCCATCCTCAAAATCCTTTAACGGCCCGCGTGTATGTCAATCGGATCTGGAAATCCCTGCTGGGATCCGGCATTGTCCGTACGACAGATAACTTTGGTGTGCTGGGTGAACGGCCCACACATCCAGAACTGCTCGACGCGCTCGCGAGCAGTTTTATCCAACAAGGCTGGTCAACGAAGAAGCTCATTCGTGCGATTGTGCTCTCGAAGACTTACCAGCAATCTTCGACCTATCGTCCGGATGCAGCGGCCATCGATCCCGAGAACAAACTTCTCTGGCGCGCCAATCGGCAGCGGCTTTCGGCGGAATCGATGCGCGACAGCCTGATTGCTCTCACAAGCGGGCTGGAGACACCGGATCGGGATTCACCCGTCAAGTCGCTGGGGAAGCTGGTTGCTGAAAACAATCCCAAGGGGGCTGCCAAGTCGATTCAGGAATCGCTGACAAGAACGATTTATCAACCGGTCGTGCGCGGCGAGATTTCCCCACTGCTGGCTGTATTTGATTTTGCTGACCCTGATTTTGTCGTGGGTGATCGCTCTGTCAGTACAGTCCCTGCCCAGGCGTTGGTGATGTTGAACAGCCCGTTCGTGAAAGAGTCGGCACAACAGATCGCCCGCCAGATCGTGGAAGATGCCAACATTCCCAGTGATGGTCGAGCCAGTGCGATTTATCTGCGATTACTGGGCCGTCCTGCTCAAGAAGAAGAAATTCAACTGGCCAACAAACTGGCTGGCCCGGGTGATCTGGCAGGCTGGTCGCGCGTGTCACATGCCCTGATTGCCTCGACCGAATTCCGCTGGCGGGATTGA
- a CDS encoding MotA/TolQ/ExbB proton channel family protein: MNRRWTAFWLVGAIVVIGMGTGMFSSGADLLGVDLPGTSLALAQDEAAAPAAGAAAADPAADILAQRKQESFLAWMIRASGIFGFLIMLVSFVMVALLMMLFLQLRKVNYIPADFVEDFEEKLNARDYPGAYELAKSDDSFVARVLAAGMARLARGYEEVENAMQEVGDDEALGMEQKIGYLALIGSVAPMLGLLGTVQGMVLSFQVIATSTQQPKPYELADGIATALFTTLEGLVVAIPAIVGFTVYKNRFARFMFEASVISEGLMSRFSGMKPQAAPAAPAAPAARPAAAAPAAAPQG, translated from the coding sequence TTGAACCGTCGTTGGACCGCATTCTGGCTGGTTGGTGCAATTGTTGTCATTGGCATGGGAACAGGCATGTTCTCATCAGGGGCCGATCTTCTGGGAGTTGATCTTCCGGGAACGTCACTCGCTCTAGCCCAGGATGAAGCCGCTGCCCCGGCAGCAGGTGCTGCGGCTGCTGATCCTGCAGCAGACATTCTTGCTCAACGCAAGCAGGAAAGTTTCCTCGCGTGGATGATTCGCGCCTCGGGCATTTTCGGCTTTCTGATCATGCTCGTCTCGTTCGTCATGGTGGCTCTGCTGATGATGCTGTTCTTGCAGCTTCGTAAAGTGAACTACATTCCAGCCGACTTCGTCGAAGACTTTGAAGAAAAGCTCAATGCCCGCGATTACCCCGGGGCCTACGAACTCGCGAAAAGTGATGATTCATTCGTGGCCCGTGTTCTGGCAGCCGGTATGGCTCGCCTCGCCCGTGGTTATGAAGAAGTCGAAAACGCCATGCAGGAAGTCGGCGACGACGAAGCCCTCGGCATGGAACAGAAGATTGGTTATCTGGCACTGATCGGCTCAGTCGCACCGATGCTCGGTCTGCTGGGTACTGTTCAGGGGATGGTGCTCAGCTTCCAGGTGATTGCCACCAGTACACAGCAGCCCAAGCCTTACGAGCTGGCCGACGGTATTGCGACGGCGCTCTTCACGACACTAGAAGGTCTCGTTGTGGCGATTCCCGCAATTGTGGGATTCACTGTCTATAAGAATCGTTTTGCCCGATTCATGTTTGAGGCCAGTGTCATCAGCGAAGGATTGATGAGCCGTTTCAGTGGTATGAAACCACAGGCCGCACCTGCTGCTCCAGCAGCACCGGCGGCTCGTCCTGCTGCCGCTGCTCCTGCTGCAGCTCCACAGGGTTAA
- a CDS encoding sigma-70 family RNA polymerase sigma factor yields MEMNSPTEPDRMNDVPAEDEQQLIERLRGGEREAFEMFVRRYCNPMYYVARRILRHDDDAREAMQEAFLSAFRKIQQFDARSQFSTWLHRIVVNASLKKLQVRERREKRTIDAFLPTFTDDDHHRIEPRCPILSSEELAQRNELKELLHQKINELPEIYRTVLLLRDIEGLDTEETAQSLQTTTDVVKTRLHRARQALRTLLEPWLSGDQL; encoded by the coding sequence ATGGAGATGAATTCCCCGACAGAGCCAGACAGGATGAACGATGTCCCCGCAGAAGACGAACAGCAGTTAATTGAACGATTGCGAGGCGGTGAACGCGAAGCCTTCGAGATGTTTGTACGCCGCTACTGCAACCCGATGTATTATGTCGCCCGTCGCATCCTGCGTCATGATGACGATGCCCGCGAGGCGATGCAGGAAGCGTTTCTGTCAGCCTTTCGCAAAATCCAGCAATTTGATGCTCGCTCGCAATTTTCTACCTGGCTGCATCGCATTGTCGTCAATGCCTCACTCAAAAAGTTGCAGGTTCGAGAACGCCGGGAAAAGCGCACGATTGATGCCTTTTTACCGACGTTCACAGATGATGATCATCATCGCATTGAGCCGCGATGTCCGATCCTCAGCTCCGAAGAGTTAGCCCAGCGAAATGAACTCAAGGAACTTCTGCATCAGAAAATCAACGAGCTTCCAGAGATTTATCGCACAGTGCTGTTGCTGAGAGATATCGAAGGCCTCGACACGGAAGAAACTGCCCAGTCCCTTCAGACCACGACCGATGTCGTCAAAACACGCCTGCATCGAGCCCGGCAAGCGCTACGAACTTTGCTTGAACCCTGGCTTTCGGGAGACCAACTATGA
- a CDS encoding MATE family efflux transporter gives MAKPQSVDGIPTDVRNPAADSHAPLSNASMEEVSPEQLVNTTSSPREAERQTSLPDHLSSASAHRAVILLAWPVLLEQVLHFSVGFFDVYLSGRLGQEETAAIGMAAYVSWLGSMIFGLVGVGATALIARFWGAHQFDEARMIISRAMALAICLGIAVSSVLFSMAPGIVWLLGLSGESVNIGITYLRIDAIGQIFSAWVLVGAASLRGAGDMRTPLYVLCLTSVVNIVLSTTFVYGLGPFPTLGVNGIVYGTVCAQFSGALLMAWFLTSGRTVLQIVYKEFLIRRESTWRLMRIGGPAALDGVATFTGHFLFLMIIARLTNGEAAFAAHIIGVRVEALSYLPAVAFGIAGGSLAGRYLGAQRPDLARACGFAAVGQAVAYAAVMSVLFFTFAPQIYAQMHIDPLVQTIGVDPFRLMACYQIPNAILIVLVSTLRGSGDTRFPLWCAFLGTFFIRVPLAWYLGIVLDYGLFGAWIGMGADNILRCCLISWRYLAGRWIHVKV, from the coding sequence TTGGCAAAACCACAATCTGTTGACGGCATCCCGACTGATGTTCGAAATCCAGCGGCTGATTCTCACGCTCCTCTTTCAAACGCTTCGATGGAAGAGGTTTCTCCAGAGCAGCTGGTGAACACCACTTCCTCGCCACGAGAAGCTGAGCGGCAAACTTCGTTGCCCGATCATCTCTCCTCGGCGAGTGCCCATCGAGCCGTCATTTTGCTTGCCTGGCCAGTCCTGTTAGAGCAGGTGCTGCATTTTTCGGTCGGGTTCTTTGATGTCTATCTCTCTGGTCGACTGGGGCAGGAGGAAACCGCTGCCATTGGCATGGCGGCTTATGTCAGTTGGCTGGGTTCGATGATTTTCGGCTTAGTCGGAGTGGGAGCCACAGCACTCATTGCCAGGTTCTGGGGAGCCCATCAGTTCGATGAAGCCCGCATGATCATTTCCAGAGCCATGGCACTGGCGATTTGCCTGGGGATTGCTGTTTCGTCCGTCCTGTTTTCGATGGCACCCGGCATTGTCTGGCTGTTGGGACTCTCGGGAGAATCAGTCAACATCGGCATCACCTACCTGAGAATTGACGCCATCGGACAGATTTTTTCCGCGTGGGTCCTGGTGGGCGCAGCCAGCCTCCGCGGTGCTGGCGATATGCGTACACCGCTCTATGTGCTCTGTCTCACAAGTGTCGTCAACATCGTCCTTTCCACGACCTTTGTCTATGGCCTGGGGCCTTTCCCCACGCTGGGAGTCAATGGGATCGTCTACGGAACCGTCTGTGCCCAATTCAGTGGTGCATTACTGATGGCCTGGTTTCTCACATCCGGCAGGACAGTTCTGCAAATCGTCTACAAAGAGTTCCTGATCCGGCGGGAAAGCACCTGGAGACTGATGCGCATCGGCGGACCCGCTGCTCTCGATGGCGTCGCTACCTTCACTGGACACTTTCTGTTTCTCATGATTATTGCCCGACTCACCAACGGAGAAGCGGCCTTTGCGGCTCATATTATCGGCGTGCGAGTGGAAGCCTTGTCGTATCTGCCAGCCGTCGCCTTTGGTATTGCCGGCGGAAGCCTGGCCGGGCGATATCTTGGCGCACAACGGCCCGATCTGGCTCGTGCCTGTGGTTTCGCTGCTGTCGGTCAGGCAGTCGCATATGCCGCCGTGATGTCCGTCCTGTTCTTTACCTTCGCACCGCAGATCTACGCCCAGATGCACATTGACCCGCTAGTACAGACAATTGGCGTCGATCCCTTCCGACTGATGGCCTGCTATCAGATTCCAAACGCGATTCTGATTGTCCTGGTCAGTACCTTGCGAGGTTCAGGTGATACCAGGTTTCCTCTGTGGTGTGCCTTCCTCGGAACGTTCTTTATCAGAGTCCCATTGGCGTGGTATCTGGGAATTGTTCTCGACTACGGATTGTTTGGTGCCTGGATCGGCATGGGGGCAGACAACATTCTGCGCTGCTGCCTGATTAGTTGGCGCTACCTGGCCGGACGATGGATTCATGTCAAAGTCTAG
- the hmpA gene encoding NO-inducible flavohemoprotein, with protein sequence MLSSATLSVVRATAPALAEHAQSITKQFYQLMLTEHPELWAYFNPAHQQSGRQSMALANAIVAYATHIENLAVLLPAVELIAQKHCSLGVQPEHYPIVGKYLLRAIRDVLEDAATDDVLTAWGEAYQLLADVLIEREAAIYSEQQSQPGGWKGYRTFIVERKVPECETITSFYLKPADEQPLPEFKPGQYITIKLPPQSNGFRSSEAGGTGEVPRGLLSPRNYSLSDQPGKEYFRISVKREAARQEIASVDGLVSNYLHDGIHEGDRLEVGPPCGEFSIDPVLAAKKPLVFVAGGVGITPLLSMLKTVVAEQPQQPIRFIVLARNSGSHSHRQELIDLATRCPQLKLHLHYSQPLENDRRGDGFHTQGPVDRNLLKELLATHATETEYYFCGPSALMQEIISALSELQIDPLQIHYEFFGPKVALAMA encoded by the coding sequence ATGCTTTCATCGGCTACTCTTTCAGTTGTTCGCGCGACGGCACCAGCCCTGGCAGAACATGCCCAGAGCATTACCAAGCAATTCTATCAACTCATGCTCACGGAGCATCCTGAACTCTGGGCCTATTTCAACCCAGCTCATCAGCAAAGCGGGCGGCAATCCATGGCTCTGGCCAATGCCATTGTGGCCTATGCGACGCATATCGAGAATCTGGCAGTGCTTTTGCCAGCGGTCGAACTCATCGCACAGAAGCATTGCTCTCTGGGTGTTCAACCGGAGCATTACCCGATTGTGGGGAAGTATCTGCTGCGGGCGATTCGCGATGTTCTCGAAGATGCCGCGACGGATGATGTCCTGACGGCCTGGGGAGAAGCTTACCAGTTGCTGGCAGATGTTCTGATTGAACGGGAAGCGGCCATTTACAGCGAGCAGCAGTCTCAGCCCGGCGGCTGGAAGGGCTATCGTACGTTTATCGTCGAGCGCAAAGTTCCCGAATGCGAAACCATTACGTCCTTCTATCTGAAGCCAGCCGACGAACAGCCTTTGCCGGAATTCAAGCCGGGGCAATACATTACGATCAAGCTTCCGCCTCAGAGCAACGGTTTCAGATCGTCAGAAGCAGGCGGAACTGGAGAGGTTCCGCGAGGACTGCTCTCTCCCCGCAATTACAGTCTTTCCGATCAGCCGGGGAAAGAATACTTCCGGATCAGTGTCAAACGCGAGGCCGCTCGTCAGGAAATTGCTTCGGTCGATGGCCTGGTCTCCAATTATCTCCACGACGGTATTCACGAGGGTGATCGACTCGAAGTTGGCCCGCCTTGTGGCGAATTCTCCATCGATCCAGTCCTCGCGGCGAAGAAACCACTGGTCTTTGTGGCGGGAGGTGTTGGAATCACGCCACTGCTCTCGATGCTCAAGACTGTGGTTGCCGAACAACCCCAACAGCCCATCCGGTTCATTGTTCTGGCCAGAAACAGCGGGTCGCATTCCCATCGACAGGAACTCATCGATCTGGCGACTCGCTGCCCGCAACTGAAACTCCACCTGCACTACAGCCAGCCGCTAGAAAATGATCGACGAGGCGACGGCTTTCATACACAAGGCCCTGTCGATCGGAACCTGTTGAAAGAACTTCTAGCCACCCATGCGACAGAGACGGAGTATTACTTCTGTGGACCTTCCGCACTGATGCAGGAGATTATTTCAGCACTTTCAGAACTGCAAATCGATCCATTGCAAATTCACTATGAATTCTTTGGCCCGAAAGTCGCGCTCGCCATGGCCTGA
- a CDS encoding tetratricopeptide repeat protein yields the protein MMPNLHTMIGDQLGRAARPFLMCGALLLSCQLAVDGADIVIRKGGGRVGGTAVSTKSGMMVKPQAGDEVTIPLAELQSVEWDSMPASFKIASGDLAAGRFDKAIEALSKLKSDGKFPSDNVKKEIGYTLARAKGLLAQTQPSKVDDAIKELKGIQASDPDFYQYFPSVILLADLLVNKGSFDEAAKVLESFEGVTDSSLKLQGRSYVGRVLLAQGKIPQAVTAFDEVISASGDDQTLAPRKLDAMVGKAKAAIQQNKYAEALPLLDDVMLNMTEASAATGAECKLLQGNCLQALNKPMEAVLAYLYVDLNYPNESGARAEALYHLAGLWRVIQHPDRGLEARARLEADYPASPWAKKLSGS from the coding sequence ATGATGCCGAACTTGCACACGATGATTGGGGATCAGTTAGGCCGGGCCGCACGACCATTTTTAATGTGCGGAGCGTTGCTGCTCTCGTGCCAACTGGCGGTTGATGGGGCAGATATCGTCATTCGCAAAGGGGGCGGGCGTGTTGGCGGGACTGCGGTTTCGACGAAATCCGGCATGATGGTCAAGCCTCAGGCGGGAGACGAAGTCACCATCCCTCTGGCGGAGTTGCAATCAGTCGAGTGGGATTCCATGCCCGCCAGCTTCAAAATTGCCAGTGGAGATCTGGCAGCCGGTCGCTTCGACAAAGCGATTGAGGCTCTCTCTAAGTTGAAGTCGGATGGCAAGTTCCCCAGCGACAATGTGAAGAAGGAAATCGGCTACACTCTGGCCCGCGCCAAGGGCCTGCTGGCTCAGACTCAACCCTCGAAAGTCGATGACGCGATCAAGGAATTAAAGGGCATTCAGGCCAGTGATCCAGATTTCTACCAGTATTTTCCCTCGGTGATTTTGCTCGCCGACCTGCTGGTCAACAAAGGCTCATTTGATGAAGCCGCCAAGGTTCTGGAATCATTTGAGGGAGTGACTGATTCCTCGTTGAAACTGCAGGGGCGCAGCTATGTGGGGCGAGTCCTCCTGGCACAGGGCAAGATCCCCCAGGCGGTGACAGCTTTCGACGAAGTCATCTCGGCTTCAGGTGATGATCAAACGCTGGCACCACGCAAGCTCGATGCCATGGTGGGCAAAGCCAAAGCCGCTATTCAACAGAACAAGTATGCGGAAGCCTTGCCACTTCTGGATGATGTCATGCTGAACATGACGGAGGCCAGTGCCGCCACAGGTGCGGAATGCAAACTCCTGCAAGGCAATTGTCTGCAGGCTCTGAACAAGCCCATGGAGGCCGTGCTGGCCTATCTGTATGTCGATCTGAATTATCCCAATGAATCAGGTGCCCGGGCTGAGGCACTTTATCATCTGGCGGGCTTGTGGCGCGTCATTCAGCACCCTGACAGGGGGTTGGAAGCACGGGCTCGACTCGAGGCCGATTATCCCGCCAGTCCCTGGGCCAAGAAACTTTCAGGAAGTTAA
- a CDS encoding ExbD/TolR family protein — protein MGSKRRPDSGGKVEIPMAPMIDIVFQLLIFFMLQLKIMAPEGNFDINMPLGQSSQQSSDAPLVPDIKVKLISDANGNLAQLKFGERNLGVGDGAFEALGAEVLKIIGTPGNPATKDIEVEIDADYELHYEYVIKAVSHCTGKIDPQTKQLVRYVEKIKFAPPRLPKNS, from the coding sequence ATGGGAAGTAAACGCAGGCCAGACAGTGGTGGAAAAGTTGAAATCCCCATGGCGCCCATGATTGATATCGTCTTTCAGCTGCTCATTTTCTTCATGCTCCAGCTGAAGATCATGGCTCCCGAAGGAAACTTCGATATCAATATGCCGCTGGGCCAGTCATCACAGCAGAGCAGCGATGCTCCTCTGGTTCCAGATATCAAAGTGAAGTTGATTTCGGACGCCAATGGAAACCTCGCTCAGCTCAAATTTGGCGAGCGTAATCTCGGTGTGGGAGATGGAGCCTTCGAAGCTTTAGGGGCCGAAGTGCTCAAAATCATTGGTACTCCCGGCAACCCAGCCACCAAAGATATCGAAGTCGAGATCGATGCCGACTACGAACTTCACTACGAGTATGTCATCAAGGCAGTTTCACACTGTACAGGCAAGATCGATCCACAGACCAAGCAACTCGTTCGCTATGTCGAGAAGATCAAGTTCGCCCCGCCGCGACTTCCTAAAAACAGCTGA